One genomic window of Bradyrhizobium sp. CCGE-LA001 includes the following:
- a CDS encoding LysE family translocator translates to MIQFDTLLTYVAVVLGLFLIPGPAVILVLGRSSVGGHRVGIATGLGIATGDLLHTAMATLGLSAVLMTSALAFSLVKYAGAAYLIYLGIRALMERGEDIKLTQSRLVDTSLAFRQAVLAELLNPKTALFFLAFLPQFVHSEHGSVVAQLAILGLIFVIMSAIYTALIALVAGQVAGWLTRHRGIGRWQGRVIGAIYLGLGVRMALQQK, encoded by the coding sequence ATGATCCAATTCGACACGTTGCTGACCTATGTCGCGGTGGTTCTCGGCCTCTTTCTCATTCCGGGTCCCGCCGTCATCCTGGTGCTCGGGCGCTCGTCTGTGGGCGGGCATCGCGTCGGAATTGCCACCGGCCTTGGCATCGCGACGGGGGATCTGCTTCACACCGCGATGGCTACGCTCGGATTGTCGGCAGTGCTGATGACCTCGGCTCTCGCCTTCAGCCTGGTGAAGTACGCCGGCGCTGCCTACCTCATATATCTTGGCATCCGCGCGCTCATGGAAAGAGGAGAGGATATCAAGTTGACGCAGTCGCGTTTGGTCGACACATCGCTCGCCTTCCGGCAGGCCGTGCTGGCTGAACTGCTCAACCCGAAGACGGCGCTCTTCTTCCTGGCCTTCCTCCCGCAATTCGTACATTCCGAGCACGGCTCCGTCGTTGCCCAGCTTGCAATACTTGGCCTCATCTTCGTCATCATGAGCGCGATCTACACCGCATTGATCGCGCTCGTTGCCGGCCAAGTCGCTGGCTGGCTCACCCGTCATCGCGGCATCGGCCGGTGGCAGGGCCGCGTCATCGGGGCGATCTACCTGGGTCTTGGCGTTCGCATGGCCTTGCAGCAAAAGTAG
- a CDS encoding alpha/beta hydrolase gives MKNYLTFFLLLTMTTASAHGPLPARLLRPSNLVQIGLTDSDTTAGGTARLCEQVSFSRGLRYGESEANVLDIATSEIKADTPRPVLLFVTGDTFTGDRAAPELARQIEDQAMCFAARNQMIGVRVNYRLAPAATWPMGATDVAAALSWIHGNIDLFNGDAREIVAVGYGAGAFHVATLLAHPEFQADRADVAAVVLVSGIYRAGKDASDSEKAYLGTDASQYNTRSVFPGILNVDVPIVLAWAADDSPGIVAQGETLKKTLCGAGHCPRSALLRSRDGIANAFGLDGSGDSLAEPTLLLVRQLEARGLP, from the coding sequence ATGAAGAATTATCTGACGTTTTTCCTGCTTCTGACCATGACCACGGCGTCCGCGCACGGACCTTTGCCGGCCCGGCTCTTACGTCCGTCCAACCTCGTGCAAATCGGCCTCACCGACAGCGACACCACGGCCGGCGGCACCGCGCGCCTGTGCGAGCAGGTCAGCTTCTCGCGCGGGCTGCGCTATGGCGAGAGCGAGGCGAATGTGCTCGACATCGCGACCAGCGAAATCAAGGCGGATACGCCGCGGCCGGTGTTGCTGTTCGTGACCGGCGACACTTTTACCGGCGACCGCGCGGCGCCGGAGCTGGCGCGACAGATCGAGGACCAGGCGATGTGCTTCGCCGCCCGCAACCAGATGATCGGCGTGCGCGTCAATTATCGCCTGGCGCCTGCGGCGACCTGGCCGATGGGAGCTACTGACGTCGCGGCGGCGCTGTCCTGGATCCACGGCAATATCGACCTGTTCAACGGCGACGCCCGCGAGATCGTCGCGGTCGGCTATGGCGCCGGCGCCTTCCATGTCGCCACCCTGCTGGCGCATCCCGAGTTTCAGGCCGACCGCGCCGACGTCGCGGCCGTGGTGCTGGTGTCCGGCATCTACCGCGCAGGCAAGGACGCCAGCGACAGCGAGAAGGCCTATCTCGGCACCGATGCCAGCCAGTACAACACGCGCTCGGTCTTCCCCGGCATCCTCAATGTCGACGTGCCGATCGTGCTGGCCTGGGCCGCGGACGATTCCCCGGGCATCGTGGCGCAAGGAGAGACCCTGAAGAAGACGCTCTGCGGAGCCGGCCATTGTCCGCGCAGCGCGCTGCTGCGCAGCCGCGACGGCATCGCCAACGCCTTCGGCCTCGACGGCTCCGGCGACAGCCTCGCCGAGCCGACGCTGCTGCTGGTGCGTCAGCTCGAGGCGCGGGGACTGCCGTAG
- a CDS encoding alpha-ketoglutarate-dependent dioxygenase AlkB, with translation MTQQLGLFADPLAGPAGLRHTDNFIDAALEQALISRIAALPLQRFQFGAFEGNRRVASFGYRYDYSLQRLGEAEPIPDWVLPIARQVEAWAGLPEASVRQVLCTEYEAGVGIGWHRDKPHFDKVLGLSLGAPCKFRFRRRSGERWERHTLEALPRSLYMMDGEARSQWEHSIPPVEARRYSITFRTMKRV, from the coding sequence ATGACGCAGCAGCTTGGCTTGTTCGCAGATCCGTTGGCCGGGCCCGCCGGGCTTCGCCATACGGACAATTTTATCGATGCCGCTCTCGAGCAGGCCTTGATCAGCCGCATCGCGGCATTGCCGCTTCAACGGTTTCAGTTCGGCGCCTTCGAGGGCAATCGCCGGGTGGCGTCGTTCGGCTATCGCTACGACTATTCGCTGCAGCGCCTGGGCGAAGCAGAGCCGATCCCCGACTGGGTGCTGCCGATCGCACGGCAGGTGGAGGCTTGGGCGGGGCTGCCGGAGGCCAGCGTCCGCCAGGTGCTCTGCACCGAATATGAGGCCGGCGTCGGCATCGGCTGGCACCGCGACAAGCCGCATTTCGACAAGGTGCTTGGCCTCTCGCTGGGCGCGCCCTGCAAGTTCCGCTTCCGCCGCCGCAGCGGCGAGCGATGGGAGCGCCACACGCTGGAAGCCCTGCCGCGCTCGCTCTACATGATGGACGGCGAGGCGCGGTCGCAATGGGAGCACAGCATTCCGCCGGTGGAAGCTCGCCGCTATTCCATCACCTTCCGGACGATGAAGCGGGTATGA